The bacterium genome segment CTTCGAGTCGTCGACTTCGCGGTAGGGCGTCTCGATGAAGCCCATGTCGTTCACGCGAGCGAAGGTCGAGAGCGACGCGATCAGTCCGATGTTCGGACCTTCCGGCGTCTCGATCGGGCAGATCCGGCCGTAGTGCGTCGGGTGGACGTCGCGAACCTCGAAGCCCGCGCGCTCCCGCGTCAGACCGCCAGGCCCGAGCGCCGAGAGACGACGCTTGTGCGTGACGGACGAGAGCGGGTTCGTCTGATCCATGAACTGCGAGAGCTGGCTCGAACCGAAGAACTCCTTGATGACCGCAGAGACCGGCTTGGAGTTGATCAGGTCGTGCGGCATCAGCGTCTCGATCTCCTGGAGGCTCATGCGCTCCTTGATCGCCCGCTCCATGCGCACCAGACCGATCCGGTACTGGTTCTCGAGAAGCTCACCGACGACGCGGACCCGGCGGTTACCGAGGTGATCGATGTCGTCGACCTTCTTCGTGAGATCCGTGCCGTTCTTCAAGTCGACGAGGTACTTGACCGCAGACAGGATGTCCTGTTGGCGGAGCGTCGGAAGATCGCCGAGAGGGATCTCCTCGGTCGCGTTGCCGACACCGGTCGGATACCACTCGATGCGCTCTTCGCCATCGAACTCGAGCTTGTGGTTCAGCTTGAGCCGGCCGACCTTCGAGAGGTCGTAGCGCTCGCCGTTGAAGAAGAGGTTGTTGAAGAGGTTCGTCGCCGTATCGAGGGTCGGCGGATCGCCCGGGCGCAAGCGGCGGTAGATCTCGATGATCGCCTCGTCCTGGGAGAGCGTCTTGTCCGCGAGCAGCGTGTCGCGGATCGCCGTACCGGTCGTGATCGGATCGAGGAAGAGGAGCGGGAATTCGTTGATCCCGCGCGCCTTCAGGTCATCGAGGTGGGCCTCGGTGATCTCCTCGTTGCACTCGACGATGACCTCACCCGTCTCTTCGTCGACGATGTCGACGGGGGCGACTCGCTTCACCGCATCGAGGCGGATCAGATCGTCCTGGCCGATCTGGATCCACTCCATGTTCGCGGCGCGGAGCTTTCGCACGGCGGCCTTCGTGAACTTCTTGTCCTTGCGGACGATCATCGTGCCGTCGTCGGCCTTGACCTCGCGGGTCGCGCGCTGGCCGATCAGGTTCTCCGGCTCGGTCTTCTTGAAGAACTTGCGGCCGTCCACCTTGATCATCTCGATCGGGTAGAAGTACTGCAGCAGCTCCTCGGGCTGGTAACCGAGGGCCTTCAGCAGCACGGTCACGTGGATCTTCCGTCGCCGGTCGATCCGGGCGTGGACGATGTCCTTGTGGTCGTACTCGATGTCGAGCCAGGAGCCGCGGTACGGGATCACGCGGCACGAGTAGATCTTCTTGCCGGCGGCGCTGGCCGTCGTCGAGATCGACGTGTCGTAGAAGATGCCCGGGGAGCGGTGGAGCTGGGAGACGATGACCCGCTCGGTGCCGTTGATGATGAACGTGCCGTTGTCGGTCATGATCGGGATTTCCCCGAAGTAGACCTCCTGCTCCTTGACGTCGCGAATCGTCTGCGAGCCCTCCGCATCGTCCCAGGCGACGAGGCGAATCGTCACCTTGAACGGCGCCGCATAGGTCATGCCTCGCTGGAGGCACTCCTGCACGTCGTACTTGGGCTGTTCGAGGGCGTAGCCCACGAACTCGAGACTGGCCGTGTCGTTGAAGTCCCGAATCGGGAAGACCGAGTTGAACACGGCCTGCAGGCCGACGTTCTCTCGCTTCTCCATCTCGACACCGGTCTGGAGGAAGCGCTCGAACGAGTCCTTCTGGATCTCGAGCAGATTCGGGATGTCGATGATCCGCGGAATGCTCGAGAAGGACTTGCGGACACGCGGGGCGAAATCGGAGAAATTGGTTTCAGGCACGAGGCTCTTCACCCTCCCGTCTTGTCGTGGGCGGACGACCGGCTCCGACGGGCATCCCGCTCGGAAGTCGACGATCGTTGCTTCACGACACGCGCACGCGCGATCGAGCCGCAGCCGGCCCGATCGCGTCGCTACACCTTCACTGTCTTGTCTCGACGGCACCCAGATCTGGTCTGCGCGCCCCCGTTCGGGTGACTCTCACGAGCCGCCCTGCCCCCGACTCCTCGGCGCGATGCCGAAGCACGAGGGATCGAACCGATCGCTCGTGCCGCGCCTGCCCGAGGGCCATCGACGCGACACGAGCGTTGGATCAACCGGTCTACTTGACGTCGACCTGGCCGCCGGCCTCTTCGATCTTCTTCTGGATCTCGTCGGCCTCGTCCTTCGGGACGCCTTCCTTGATCGGCTTCGGCACGCCCTCGACGAGCTCCTTGGCTTCCTTGAGCCCGAGGCCCGTGATGCCACGGATTTCCTTGATCACCTGGATCTTCTTGTCGCCGAACGAGGTGAGGATGACGTCGAAGTCGTCCTTGGCCTCGGCCGCCTCGCCGCCGGCCGCCGCGGGACCCGCCGCTGCCGCAACCGCGACCGGCGCCGCCGCCGACACGCCCCACTTCTCTTCGAGAAGCTTCGCGAGCTCGGCCGCTTCCATGACCGTCAGGCCGGACAGGGTGTCCACGATTTCGTTGAGATCCGCCATTGTCTTTCTTCCTTCTTGTGGGCGGTGCAAGCGAGTGCTTCACACCCTCCCGCCCGGTGGGAGCCACCGGCGAACCGGTGGCCTTCTTCGTTCTGCGTCCGGTCTCACCCGGACTGGATTCTGGTCCGGCGCCGCCCGACCTGGGTGCGCCGGGATTCTTCTACTCGCCGCCTTCTTCCGCGCCCTTGGCCGACACGACCCGAGCGAGCTGTCCGCCCGGCTCGTTGAGGAGTCGTGCGAGCTTCCCGGCCGGAGCCTGGAGCAGGCCCACGATCTTGCCGCGCAGCTCGTCGAGGGACGGGAGCGTCGAGAGATGCTTGATTCCCGCGTCGTCGAGCACCTCGCCGTCGACGACGGCGCTGCGAATCTCGAAGTCCTCGTTGTCCTTCGCGTAGTCCACGAGGGTCTTCGCGAGCGCCACGGGGTCACCGAACGAGATCGCGATGGACGTCGTCCCGGAGAAGTGCTCCTGGAGACTCTCCGCCGGGCCACCGTTCGACGCGAGCCGGAGGACCGAGTTCTTCGCCACGCGAAACTCGCTGTCGCTCGCCTCCGCCTTCCGGAGATCCCCACGAAGGGTCTCCATCTGCGCGACGCCGAGCCCCTTGTAGTCCGCGACGAACACGCTCGTGGCCCGTTCGAACTTGTCCTTGAGCTCTGCGACCTGCTCTTCTTTCTGCTGTCTGGTCAACATGATTCTGCCTCGACCTCTGCCTAGGCCGTCTTCAGCGGCGACGCGGGATCGACCTTGAAGCCGGGACCCATCGTCGACGAGACGGAGATCTTCTTGAGGTAGGTCCCCTTGGTCGAAGCGGGCTTTGCCTTGAGGACCACGTCGATCAGCGCCGACGCGTTCTCCCACAGCTGCTCCGCCTCGAAGGAGACCTTGCCGATTCCGCAGTGGACGATGCCGGCCTTGTCGACCCGGTACTCCACCTTGCCCGCCTTCTGATCGCGAACCGCGTCGCCGACGTTCGGGGTCACCGTTCCGAGCTTCGGGTTCGGCATCAGGCCTCGGGGACCGAGTACGCGGCCGAGACGACCCACGACGCCCATCATGTCGGGGGTCGCGATCACGCGGTCGAACTCGAACCAGCCTTCGTCCTGGATCTTCTTGGCCAGATCGTCGCCGCCGACGTGGTCGGCGCCGGCTTCCCGGGCCTCCGCTTCCTTGTCACCCTTCGCGAACACGAGGACGCGGGTCGATCGACCGACGCCGTTCGGGAGCACGATCGCGCCGCGCACCATCTGATCCGCGTGCTTCGGGTCGACACCGAGGTTGATGGCGATGTCGACGGTCTCGTCGAACTTCGCCTTCGGCGCGGACTTCACGTGCTCGAGCGCATCCTTGAGTGCGTAGAGCTTGTCGCGTTCACGCGCGGCTTCCGCCTCGCGATAGCGCTTGCTTGCCTTCGGCATCGCGTCAGCCCTCCACTTCCAGGCCCATCGACCGCGCCGTGCCGGCGATGATCTTGATGGCCTGTTCGGGATCGAACGCGTTGAGATCGTCCTTCTTCATCTCGACGATCTCGAGGAGCTGCGCCTTCGTGACCTTGCCGACCTTGTTCCGGTTCGGCTCGCCCGAGCCGCTCTTGATCTTCGCCGCCTTCTTCAGCAGCACCGCTGCCGGGGGCGACTTCAGGACGAAGGTGAAGCTCCGGTCCTGATAGATCGTGATCTCCGCCGGGATGATCAGTCCGTTCTTGTCCTGCGTCTTGGCGTTGAACGCCTTGCAGAACTCCATGATGTTGACGCCGTGCTGGCCGAGTGCCGGACCGACGGGCGGCGCGGGATTCGCCTGCCCAGCGGGACACTGCAGCTTCACGACTGCCATGACCTTCTTACCCACTTTTCCTCGTTCTCCTCACCACTTGGCGGTCCACGAAGGGGCCGGGCCCCGTTCTCCCGCTCACCGTTGGCGTACGCCAGCCAGGCACCTGCCCGCTGGAGATTCGATCGACCCGACGGGCTCCTACGCCTTTTCCACGTTGGAGTAGTCGAGCACGACGGGGGTGGCGCGTCCGAAGACCTGCACCATCACCCGCAGCTTTTCCTTGTCTTCCATCACTTCGTCGACGTAGCCCGAGAAGTTCGCGAACGGACCTGTGATCACCCGGACGCTCTCGCCTTCGTCGAAGTGGATCAACGGCTTCGGCTTGACCGCGCCTTCCTTGATCCGCTGCGTCATCCGCTGGACTTCGTCCTCCGAGATCGGCGGCGGGTCGGTCGCGTTGCCGACGAAGCCGGTGATCTTCGGCGTGCCCTTGACGACGTGCCACGTCTCGTCGTTCAGCTCCATGTGGACGATGATGTAGCCGGGGAAGAACTTGCGCTTCGACGTGCGCTTCTGCCCACCGACCATCTCGACCACGCTCTCCTCGGG includes the following:
- the rplL gene encoding 50S ribosomal protein L7/L12, with product MADLNEIVDTLSGLTVMEAAELAKLLEEKWGVSAAAPVAVAAAAGPAAAGGEAAEAKDDFDVILTSFGDKKIQVIKEIRGITGLGLKEAKELVEGVPKPIKEGVPKDEADEIQKKIEEAGGQVDVK
- the rplJ gene encoding 50S ribosomal protein L10, producing the protein MTRQQKEEQVAELKDKFERATSVFVADYKGLGVAQMETLRGDLRKAEASDSEFRVAKNSVLRLASNGGPAESLQEHFSGTTSIAISFGDPVALAKTLVDYAKDNEDFEIRSAVVDGEVLDDAGIKHLSTLPSLDELRGKIVGLLQAPAGKLARLLNEPGGQLARVVSAKGAEEGGE
- the rplA gene encoding 50S ribosomal protein L1 — protein: MPKASKRYREAEAARERDKLYALKDALEHVKSAPKAKFDETVDIAINLGVDPKHADQMVRGAIVLPNGVGRSTRVLVFAKGDKEAEAREAGADHVGGDDLAKKIQDEGWFEFDRVIATPDMMGVVGRLGRVLGPRGLMPNPKLGTVTPNVGDAVRDQKAGKVEYRVDKAGIVHCGIGKVSFEAEQLWENASALIDVVLKAKPASTKGTYLKKISVSSTMGPGFKVDPASPLKTA
- the rplK gene encoding 50S ribosomal protein L11, which produces MGKKVMAVVKLQCPAGQANPAPPVGPALGQHGVNIMEFCKAFNAKTQDKNGLIIPAEITIYQDRSFTFVLKSPPAAVLLKKAAKIKSGSGEPNRNKVGKVTKAQLLEIVEMKKDDLNAFDPEQAIKIIAGTARSMGLEVEG
- the nusG gene encoding transcription termination/antitermination protein NusG, whose product is MDTPNETEQAGATAAAASTGGPPKRWYIVHTYSGQETRAKKALLERAKSLGFEDAFEEILVPEESVVEMVGGQKRTSKRKFFPGYIIVHMELNDETWHVVKGTPKITGFVGNATDPPPISEDEVQRMTQRIKEGAVKPKPLIHFDEGESVRVITGPFANFSGYVDEVMEDKEKLRVMVQVFGRATPVVLDYSNVEKA